The following coding sequences lie in one Pseudomonas sp. SL4(2022) genomic window:
- a CDS encoding DUF6901 family protein codes for MAIEYRITLDDDHQFSYRIELDRVYDVEVAQRAPAWTRLDYQQCSNCPLSKDNFSHCPAAVDLHRVIEDFQGLPAFKKVSVWVRTPEREYTKLLGLEEGLRALLGVIMATSACPVLGKLKPMAQHHLPFANTQEFTLRTVSLYLTQQYFNLREGRAADWELKGLVRMFQQLQLVNQAFWQRIHATCDGDSNLKAFLTFFSMASSMTYSLETQLQKIRPLVMSSGDAGD; via the coding sequence ATGGCCATCGAGTACCGCATCACTCTCGACGACGATCATCAGTTCAGCTACCGGATTGAGCTGGATCGCGTTTATGACGTTGAGGTGGCGCAGCGCGCACCGGCCTGGACACGGTTGGACTACCAGCAGTGCAGTAATTGCCCGTTGAGCAAAGATAACTTTAGTCACTGTCCTGCAGCAGTTGATCTGCATCGAGTGATTGAGGACTTTCAGGGGTTGCCGGCTTTCAAGAAAGTGTCTGTGTGGGTACGAACCCCTGAGCGCGAGTACACCAAATTGCTCGGCTTAGAAGAGGGCTTGCGTGCACTGCTTGGGGTGATCATGGCCACCAGCGCCTGCCCTGTCTTAGGCAAGTTAAAGCCTATGGCGCAGCACCATCTTCCCTTTGCCAATACTCAGGAATTCACTCTGCGCACAGTGTCGCTGTACCTGACCCAGCAGTATTTCAATTTGCGCGAAGGGCGCGCGGCAGATTGGGAGCTCAAGGGGCTGGTACGTATGTTCCAGCAGTTACAGCTGGTCAATCAGGCTTTCTGGCAGCGCATTCATGCTACTTGTGATGGGGATTCGAACCTTAAGGCGTTTCTGACCTTCTTCTCCATGGCTTCTAGCATGACTTATTCGCTGGAAACCCAGCTGCAGAAGATCCGGCCTCTGGTCATGAGTTCTGGTGATGCCGGCGATTGA
- a CDS encoding FGGY-family carbohydrate kinase — protein MSENSYLLAIDNGTQSIRALLFDLQGNLLGKGKVELEAYYSKQPGWAEQDPEYYWTSLGEACAQLWQQVDIDRSLITGVALTTQRGTLINVDSQGQPLRPAMLWLDQRQAKVEGRITGPWGWLFKIAGVQATVDYFRAQAEVNWVAQNQPDIWAKTHKVLLLSGFLTHRLCGQFVDSLTSCVAYLPFDYKRLQWAKPGDWKWQAMPVRREQLPELRKPGELLGHISAAASRHTGIPEGLPLIAAGADKACEVLGAGGVEPSMACLSYGTTATINTTRSQYLETIPLIPPYPSAIPDHFNTEVMIYRGFWMVSWFKQEFGLREMQRAKALGVEPEALFDELVNSVPAGSMGLMLQPYWSPGIREPGLEAKGSIIGFGDVHTRAHIYRAILEGLAYALRQGKEKIEKRSGTRITRLRVSGGGSQSDAAMQLTADIFGLPAERPHLYETSGLGAAINCAVGLGLYPDYPTAIAAMTRVGQVFEPNAEAQRTYQQLYTQVYQRMYKQLKPLYQTIRKITGYPA, from the coding sequence TTGAGCGAGAACAGTTATCTGCTGGCCATCGACAATGGCACCCAGAGCATTCGGGCGCTGCTGTTTGATCTTCAGGGCAACCTGCTTGGCAAGGGCAAGGTGGAACTTGAGGCCTATTACTCCAAGCAACCCGGCTGGGCCGAGCAGGACCCGGAATACTACTGGACCAGCCTCGGTGAAGCCTGCGCGCAGTTGTGGCAGCAGGTGGATATCGACCGCAGCCTGATCACGGGGGTGGCGCTGACTACCCAGCGTGGCACCCTGATCAATGTTGACTCGCAAGGCCAGCCGCTGAGACCCGCGATGCTCTGGCTCGATCAGCGTCAGGCCAAGGTCGAAGGACGGATCACCGGTCCCTGGGGCTGGCTGTTCAAGATCGCTGGGGTACAAGCCACGGTCGACTATTTTCGCGCCCAGGCTGAGGTCAACTGGGTCGCCCAGAACCAGCCTGACATCTGGGCCAAGACGCACAAGGTGCTGCTGCTCTCGGGCTTTCTTACTCACCGCCTGTGCGGCCAGTTTGTCGACTCGCTGACCAGCTGCGTGGCTTACCTGCCGTTCGACTACAAACGCTTGCAGTGGGCCAAGCCCGGCGACTGGAAATGGCAGGCCATGCCGGTGCGGCGCGAACAACTGCCGGAGCTGCGCAAGCCCGGCGAATTGCTTGGGCATATCAGCGCAGCGGCCAGCCGCCATACCGGGATTCCCGAAGGTCTGCCGCTGATTGCGGCGGGCGCTGACAAGGCCTGTGAGGTGCTGGGTGCCGGAGGCGTGGAGCCGAGCATGGCGTGCCTCTCCTATGGCACCACGGCGACCATCAACACCACGCGTAGTCAGTACTTGGAAACCATCCCGCTGATTCCTCCATACCCGTCGGCGATTCCCGATCACTTCAACACCGAGGTGATGATCTATCGCGGCTTCTGGATGGTCAGTTGGTTTAAACAGGAATTCGGTCTGCGCGAAATGCAGCGGGCCAAGGCGCTGGGCGTTGAGCCCGAGGCGCTGTTCGATGAGCTGGTCAACAGCGTACCGGCCGGCTCCATGGGCCTGATGCTGCAGCCCTACTGGTCGCCGGGTATCCGCGAACCGGGGTTGGAGGCCAAGGGTTCGATCATCGGTTTTGGTGACGTACACACCCGCGCACACATCTACCGGGCGATTCTGGAAGGGCTGGCCTACGCACTGCGTCAAGGCAAGGAAAAGATCGAGAAGCGTTCGGGCACGCGAATCACCCGCCTGCGGGTTTCCGGAGGTGGCTCGCAGAGTGATGCGGCCATGCAACTGACGGCCGATATTTTCGGCCTGCCGGCCGAGCGTCCGCATCTGTATGAAACCAGCGGCCTGGGCGCGGCGATCAATTGTGCGGTCGGGCTGGGTTTGTACCCGGACTACCCAACAGCCATTGCTGCGATGACCCGGGTGGGTCAGGTATTCGAGCCTAATGCGGAGGCACAGCGCACTTATCAGCAGCTGTACACGCAGGTTTATCAGCGCATGTACAAGCAGCTGAAGCCGCTGTATCAGACGATTCGCAAAATCACCGGCTATCCAGCGTAA
- a CDS encoding DUF1499 domain-containing protein, whose protein sequence is MNPASLWQKALIRVTRRAHKPALTLPLLVVLSACSGTPPENLGLHNGRLAACPDSPNCVNSQANDPRHAIAPLPLKGTPEQTQAQLKSVLDSEPRVRVVEEAPGYLRAEFSSRLMRFVDDVEFNIGATAVDVRSASRLGYKDFEVNRERIEHLRQRLSE, encoded by the coding sequence ATGAACCCAGCTTCCCTTTGGCAAAAAGCACTTATACGAGTAACCCGCCGTGCTCACAAGCCTGCCTTAACCTTACCGCTCCTGGTGGTGCTGAGCGCCTGCAGCGGCACACCCCCTGAAAATCTGGGGCTACACAATGGCCGTCTGGCTGCCTGCCCGGACTCACCGAACTGCGTCAACAGCCAGGCCAACGACCCACGCCACGCCATTGCGCCACTGCCTTTGAAGGGCACGCCTGAGCAGACACAGGCGCAGTTAAAGAGCGTACTTGACAGCGAGCCACGGGTACGTGTGGTGGAGGAAGCGCCGGGATATCTGCGCGCCGAGTTCAGCAGCAGATTGATGAGATTTGTCGATGATGTGGAGTTCAATATCGGCGCAACAGCTGTCGATGTACGCTCTGCGTCACGCCTGGGCTACAAGGATTTTGAGGTCAACCGCGAACGCATTGAACACCTGCGCCAGCGCCTGAGCGAATAG
- a CDS encoding MOSC domain-containing protein, translated as MLHLSGLYRYPLKSAAGEALHETMLDALGVQGDRRWMVVDAETGRFFTQRLLAQMTQLQARWLDSTHLQLSAPGMTDLPVAMPDAQAPLRGVTIWRDSLQVPDAGDQAAQWLSRFLGRACRLVQVSEPRARQVDTAYAEVGEKVAFADGFPLLLIGQASLDDLSARVGRPLPMLRFRPNLVVSGAAPYAEDSWTRIRIGELEFRVVKGCSRCIMTTLDPQTGERSADREPLITLKTYRERDGEVYFGQNLIACGEGPLTLGMPVEVLA; from the coding sequence ATGTTGCATCTCTCCGGGTTGTACCGTTATCCACTGAAATCAGCAGCGGGTGAAGCGCTGCATGAAACGATGCTGGACGCATTGGGCGTGCAGGGTGATCGTCGCTGGATGGTAGTCGATGCAGAAACAGGACGCTTCTTTACTCAGCGTCTGCTGGCACAGATGACCCAGTTGCAGGCGCGCTGGCTGGACAGTACGCACCTGCAGCTGAGTGCGCCCGGTATGACTGATCTGCCGGTGGCGATGCCGGACGCCCAGGCACCGCTGCGCGGGGTGACCATATGGCGTGACAGCCTGCAGGTTCCGGATGCCGGTGATCAGGCGGCTCAGTGGTTGAGCCGGTTTCTCGGTCGCGCCTGCCGCCTGGTGCAGGTCTCGGAGCCGCGCGCGCGGCAGGTCGATACGGCCTATGCCGAAGTGGGCGAGAAGGTAGCGTTCGCTGATGGTTTCCCGCTGCTGCTGATCGGTCAGGCTTCGTTGGATGATCTCTCGGCGCGCGTGGGCAGACCATTGCCGATGCTGCGTTTCCGTCCGAATCTGGTGGTCAGTGGTGCAGCGCCCTATGCCGAAGACAGCTGGACGCGCATCCGTATCGGTGAGCTGGAGTTTCGAGTGGTCAAGGGCTGCTCGCGCTGCATCATGACCACCCTCGACCCGCAGACAGGGGAGCGCAGCGCCGATCGCGAACCGCTGATCACCCTGAAAACCTACCGTGAGCGTGATGGTGAGGTGTATTTCGGGCAGAACCTGATCGCCTGTGGCGAAGGGCCACTGACGCTGGGTATGCCGGTAGAAGTGCTGGCCTAG
- a CDS encoding universal stress protein, which translates to MPYQHILVAVDLTEECDPVMHRAQKLAASSGATLSVVHIVEPMAMAFGGDVPMDLSMLQQQQFDQARERLDRFAGKYPDVSSDHRHLAYGQPRQEIHRLATEQQCDLIIVGSHGRHGLALLLGSTANDVLHGAPCDVLAVRLKKTD; encoded by the coding sequence ATGCCCTACCAGCACATACTGGTCGCTGTCGACCTTACTGAAGAGTGCGACCCGGTCATGCACCGCGCGCAGAAATTGGCCGCCAGCAGCGGAGCCACATTATCCGTAGTGCACATTGTCGAACCTATGGCCATGGCCTTTGGCGGCGACGTGCCGATGGACCTGTCGATGCTGCAGCAGCAGCAATTCGACCAGGCCCGCGAACGCCTGGACAGGTTCGCAGGCAAATACCCCGATGTGAGCAGTGACCATCGCCACCTAGCCTACGGCCAACCCCGCCAGGAAATCCACCGCCTGGCTACCGAACAGCAGTGTGACTTGATCATCGTTGGCAGCCATGGCCGTCATGGATTGGCCTTATTACTGGGCTCCACCGCCAACGACGTGCTGCATGGCGCCCCCTGCGATGTGCTTGCTGTACGCCTAAAAAAAACTGACTGA
- a CDS encoding pirin family protein gives MIEVRPFAELGGAHHGWLNARHHFSFAEYYDPARMNWGPLRVWNDDEIAPHTGFPTHPHRDMEIITYVRQGAITHKDNLGNHGRTEAGDVQVMSAGTGIAHSEYNQEDTTTKIFQIWIQPNQWGLPPSWGTKPFPKGERAGTFVTLASGFAEDQDALSIRTHARMAAATLQAGQSTEYPIGASRKAYLVAASGSIEVNGVSAQARDGVAVSDVEVIRVTAVEDSEIILVDVA, from the coding sequence ATGATCGAAGTACGCCCCTTCGCCGAGCTCGGCGGTGCCCATCACGGCTGGCTGAATGCCCGTCATCACTTTTCCTTTGCCGAATACTATGACCCGGCGCGCATGAACTGGGGGCCGCTGCGGGTCTGGAACGATGATGAAATTGCACCGCACACCGGCTTTCCAACCCACCCGCACCGCGACATGGAAATCATCACCTATGTACGCCAAGGGGCCATCACCCATAAGGACAACCTGGGTAACCATGGCCGTACCGAAGCTGGTGATGTGCAGGTGATGAGCGCCGGCACCGGAATTGCCCACAGCGAATACAACCAGGAGGACACCACCACCAAGATCTTCCAGATCTGGATTCAACCCAACCAGTGGGGCCTGCCACCGTCCTGGGGCACCAAGCCGTTCCCTAAAGGTGAACGTGCCGGTACCTTCGTCACCCTGGCCAGCGGCTTTGCCGAAGACCAGGACGCCCTGTCGATCCGCACCCATGCGCGGATGGCCGCGGCCACCCTGCAAGCGGGCCAAAGCACCGAGTATCCGATTGGTGCTTCTCGCAAGGCGTATCTGGTGGCCGCCAGCGGCAGCATTGAGGTCAACGGCGTCAGCGCCCAAGCCCGTGATGGTGTGGCGGTCAGCGATGTAGAAGTGATCCGGGTGACCGCTGTCGAAGACAGCGAAATCATCCTGGTGGATGTGGCCTGA
- a CDS encoding transglycosylase SLT domain-containing protein, translating to MRGPLFSLLSCLLVSSLSFSAAHAATLAQQRQYYDQAKAALAKGDKGPYQRYASALRDYPLEPYLAYDELTARLKWASNDEIEKFLAEHGDLPQISWMKLRWLRWLAERGEWQTFINYYNPALNFTELDCLYGQYQLTHGMQKEGSATAEKLWLVGKSQPNACDPLFERWAATGQLTEQKRWQRAKLAAEARNYGLVTHLIKTMPTLGNHGKSLLEVAQKPELLKQTARFTQTDPAMADVVGLGLRRLARQDPENALKLLDGYAQRMKFSSEEQVAIAREIGLTLAKRFDARALPVMAKYDPELRDNTVSEWRARLLLRLGRWEEANQLTRKMPAELGNTNRWRYWQARSLQLAQPNSQEPKALYQALAKERDFYGFMAADQVQAPYQLNNKPLALSPQTIQKVRNSAAIRRALEFHARGQVADGRREWYNVSRLFSRDEMVAQARLAYEMGWYFPAIRTISQAQYWDDLDVRFPMAHRDQLVREARNRDIHSSWVFAITRQESAFMADAKSHVGAMGLMQLMPATAQETAKRFGIPLSSPQLAYRPEINIQLGAAYLSQIYGQFNGNRVLASAAYNAGPGRVRQWLRGADHLSYDVWIENIPFDETRQYVQNVLSYSVIYGEKLNAPQPLVAWHERYFDQ from the coding sequence ATGCGCGGTCCTTTGTTCAGCCTGTTGTCCTGTCTGCTGGTTTCCTCTCTGAGTTTTTCGGCGGCGCATGCCGCGACCCTGGCGCAACAACGTCAATATTACGATCAGGCCAAAGCCGCGCTGGCCAAAGGCGACAAGGGACCTTATCAGCGCTATGCCAGCGCCTTGCGTGACTACCCACTGGAGCCCTATCTGGCCTATGACGAGCTGACTGCGCGCCTGAAGTGGGCAAGCAATGACGAAATCGAGAAATTTCTGGCCGAACATGGCGACCTGCCGCAGATCAGCTGGATGAAGTTGCGCTGGTTGCGCTGGCTGGCCGAGCGCGGCGAATGGCAGACTTTTATCAACTACTACAACCCGGCCTTGAACTTCACCGAACTCGATTGCCTGTATGGCCAATACCAGCTCACCCACGGTATGCAGAAAGAAGGCAGCGCGACCGCGGAGAAACTCTGGCTGGTGGGTAAATCCCAGCCCAATGCCTGTGATCCGCTGTTCGAGCGCTGGGCCGCTACCGGTCAGCTCACCGAACAAAAGCGCTGGCAACGCGCCAAGCTGGCAGCCGAAGCGCGCAACTATGGCCTGGTCACCCACCTGATCAAGACCATGCCCACCTTGGGCAACCACGGCAAAAGCCTGCTGGAGGTGGCACAGAAGCCAGAGTTGCTGAAACAGACCGCACGCTTCACCCAAACAGACCCGGCCATGGCCGATGTAGTAGGCCTCGGCCTACGCCGCCTGGCCCGCCAGGATCCGGAAAACGCATTGAAATTGCTGGACGGTTATGCCCAGCGCATGAAATTTTCCAGCGAGGAACAGGTCGCGATAGCACGCGAGATCGGCCTGACCCTGGCCAAGCGTTTCGATGCTCGTGCCCTGCCAGTCATGGCCAAGTACGACCCCGAACTGCGTGACAACACCGTCAGTGAATGGCGCGCCCGCCTGCTACTGCGCCTGGGCCGCTGGGAAGAAGCCAATCAGCTGACCCGCAAAATGCCGGCCGAGCTGGGCAATACCAACCGCTGGCGCTATTGGCAGGCGCGCAGCCTGCAACTGGCACAGCCCAACAGCCAGGAACCCAAGGCCCTGTATCAGGCGCTGGCCAAGGAACGCGACTTCTATGGCTTTATGGCTGCCGACCAGGTGCAAGCGCCCTATCAGCTGAATAACAAGCCACTGGCCCTGAGCCCGCAAACTATCCAGAAAGTGCGTAACTCGGCAGCCATTCGCCGCGCCCTGGAGTTCCACGCCCGTGGCCAGGTCGCCGATGGTCGGCGCGAGTGGTACAACGTCAGCCGCCTGTTTAGCCGTGATGAGATGGTCGCCCAAGCGCGCCTGGCCTATGAGATGGGCTGGTACTTCCCGGCCATCCGTACCATCAGCCAGGCGCAGTACTGGGACGATCTGGATGTGCGTTTCCCCATGGCCCACCGCGACCAACTGGTGCGTGAAGCCCGTAACCGCGACATTCACTCCAGCTGGGTCTTCGCCATTACCCGCCAGGAAAGCGCCTTTATGGCCGACGCCAAATCCCATGTCGGCGCCATGGGCTTGATGCAGTTGATGCCGGCCACCGCCCAGGAAACCGCCAAGCGCTTCGGCATTCCGCTGTCATCGCCGCAACTGGCGTACCGCCCGGAAATCAATATCCAGCTGGGCGCCGCTTACCTGAGCCAGATCTATGGCCAGTTCAATGGCAACCGCGTGCTCGCCTCCGCTGCCTACAACGCCGGCCCAGGCCGTGTGCGTCAGTGGCTGCGGGGGGCGGACCATCTGTCGTATGACGTGTGGATCGAGAACATTCCGTTTGATGAAACCCGCCAGTATGTACAGAACGTGCTGTCCTACTCGGTGATCTACGGCGAGAAGCTCAACGCGCCGCAGCCCCTGGTGGCCTGGCACGAGCGTTACTTCGACCAGTAA
- a CDS encoding ATP-binding cassette domain-containing protein → MTLLKFTEISLAYGAMPLLDKVSWQIARGERVCIIGRNGTGKSSMMKLVKGDQKADDGTVWRAPGLKIGELPQELPVADDRTVFDVVAEGLDGVGALLAEYHHLSQNIHSDADLDKLMHVQQDLEARDGWRLQQLVDSTLSRLQLPADKTLAELSGGWRRRVLLAQALVSEPDLLLLDEPTNHLDIGAIAWLEEALADFQGAVLFITHDRSFLQNLATRILELDRGGLIDWNGDYASFLVHKEAMLAAEETANALFDKKLAQEEVWIRQGIKARRTRNEGRVRALKALRVERSERRERTGKANIQLDTAEKSGKQVMVLENVSFAHPGGPFLIRDFSMVLQRGDRIGLLGANGTGKTTLLKLMLGGLQPTQGTVTEGTRIDVAYFDQLRHQLDLEKTVIDNVAEGRDFIEIDGQNRHVLSYLGDFLFSPQRARTPVKALSGGERARLLLAKLFSKPANLLVLDEPTNDLDVETLELLEEVLLTFPGTVLMVSHDRAFLDNVVTSTLVFEGEGQVREYVGGYQDWLRQGGSPRLLGVGESKAGKPELASAVVPTPVVAEPVVAAVANKKKLSYKLQRELEAIPGHIDALEVRVAELQEQIAAPTFYQQSADKTAEVLAALQLAQQGLDQLVERWAELEG, encoded by the coding sequence ATGACCCTGCTCAAATTCACCGAAATTTCCCTGGCCTATGGCGCGATGCCGCTATTGGATAAGGTGTCGTGGCAGATCGCTCGGGGCGAGCGGGTGTGCATCATCGGCCGCAATGGCACGGGCAAATCGAGCATGATGAAGCTGGTCAAGGGGGATCAGAAGGCCGATGACGGCACCGTATGGCGTGCGCCAGGTCTCAAGATCGGCGAGTTGCCGCAGGAATTGCCGGTAGCCGATGACCGTACGGTGTTTGATGTTGTGGCCGAAGGTCTGGATGGTGTGGGGGCGCTGCTGGCTGAGTACCATCACCTTAGTCAGAACATTCACAGCGATGCCGATCTGGACAAGTTGATGCATGTGCAGCAGGACCTCGAGGCACGTGATGGTTGGCGTTTGCAGCAGCTGGTCGACAGCACCCTGAGTCGCCTGCAGTTGCCGGCCGACAAGACCCTGGCCGAGTTGTCTGGCGGCTGGCGGCGGCGTGTACTGTTGGCTCAAGCACTGGTCTCCGAGCCGGATTTGCTGCTGCTCGACGAGCCGACCAACCACCTGGATATTGGCGCTATTGCCTGGTTGGAAGAAGCCTTGGCCGATTTTCAGGGCGCAGTCCTGTTTATTACCCACGACCGTTCTTTTCTGCAAAATCTGGCCACGCGCATCCTCGAACTGGATCGTGGCGGCTTGATCGACTGGAATGGCGACTACGCCAGCTTCCTGGTGCACAAGGAAGCCATGCTCGCGGCGGAAGAAACTGCCAATGCTCTGTTTGATAAGAAATTGGCCCAGGAAGAAGTGTGGATCCGGCAGGGCATCAAGGCTCGTCGTACCCGTAACGAAGGGCGTGTACGCGCTCTGAAAGCCTTGCGTGTTGAACGCAGTGAGCGCCGCGAACGCACCGGCAAGGCCAATATCCAGCTGGATACTGCAGAAAAGTCTGGCAAGCAGGTCATGGTGCTGGAAAACGTCAGTTTTGCGCATCCGGGTGGGCCGTTCCTGATCAGGGACTTCTCCATGGTGTTGCAGCGCGGCGACCGCATCGGTCTGCTTGGCGCCAATGGCACCGGCAAGACCACGCTGCTCAAGCTGATGCTCGGCGGACTGCAGCCTACCCAAGGCACGGTGACCGAGGGTACGCGTATCGATGTGGCGTATTTTGACCAATTGCGGCATCAGCTCGATCTGGAAAAAACTGTGATCGACAACGTCGCAGAAGGTCGTGACTTTATCGAGATCGATGGGCAGAACCGCCATGTGCTGAGCTACCTGGGCGACTTCCTGTTCAGCCCGCAGCGTGCGCGCACGCCGGTCAAGGCGCTGTCCGGTGGTGAGCGAGCACGCCTCTTGCTGGCCAAGCTGTTCAGCAAGCCAGCCAACCTGCTGGTGCTGGATGAACCCACCAACGACCTTGACGTGGAAACTCTGGAGTTGCTTGAGGAGGTGCTGCTGACTTTTCCGGGCACTGTGCTGATGGTCAGCCACGACCGGGCTTTCCTCGACAACGTGGTGACCAGCACGCTGGTGTTTGAAGGTGAAGGTCAGGTGCGTGAGTATGTTGGTGGCTATCAGGACTGGCTGCGTCAGGGTGGTTCGCCGCGCCTGCTTGGGGTGGGTGAGAGCAAAGCCGGCAAGCCTGAACTAGCCTCAGCTGTGGTGCCTACACCGGTGGTTGCCGAACCCGTAGTGGCCGCCGTCGCAAACAAGAAAAAACTCAGCTACAAACTGCAGCGTGAACTGGAAGCCATTCCTGGGCATATCGATGCTCTGGAAGTGCGGGTAGCTGAGCTGCAGGAACAGATTGCTGCACCAACCTTTTATCAGCAGTCGGCAGACAAGACGGCTGAAGTGTTGGCGGCTTTGCAGTTGGCTCAGCAGGGGCTTGATCAGTTGGTCGAGCGTTGGGCTGAGCTGGAAGGTTAA
- a CDS encoding chemotaxis protein CheV gives MAGILDSVNQRTQLVGENRLEILMFRLTGRQLFAINVFKVQEVLQMPKLTLMPQRHRFVCGVVNLRGQTLPVIDLSQAIGMRPIVPDERSTIIVTEYNRSVQAFLVGGVERILNLNWESILPPPGGAGRQHYLTAITKVEDQIVEVIDVEKVLAEISPMSTKVSPEKLADPLLEHARGREVLLVDDSNVAMSQLKGTMAQLDIRCHAASDGLRALNLLKSWADAGVDVHEKLLMVITDAEMPEMDGYRLTTEIRNDSRLKDLYVVLHTSLSGSFNEAMVKKVGCDSFLSKFQPDKLVDVVHERLALIHPQK, from the coding sequence ATGGCCGGCATTCTCGACTCAGTGAACCAACGCACCCAGCTGGTGGGCGAGAACCGCCTGGAAATTCTGATGTTTCGCCTCACCGGCCGGCAGCTGTTTGCGATCAACGTGTTCAAAGTGCAGGAAGTCCTGCAGATGCCCAAATTGACCCTGATGCCGCAGCGCCATCGGTTTGTCTGCGGGGTGGTCAACCTGCGCGGGCAGACCTTGCCGGTGATCGACTTATCCCAGGCCATCGGTATGCGCCCAATCGTGCCGGATGAGCGCAGCACCATCATCGTCACCGAATACAACCGCTCGGTGCAGGCCTTTCTGGTGGGTGGAGTTGAGCGCATCCTCAACCTCAACTGGGAATCCATCCTGCCGCCACCGGGCGGAGCAGGGCGGCAGCATTACTTGACCGCGATCACTAAGGTCGAGGATCAGATCGTTGAAGTCATTGACGTGGAGAAGGTGCTGGCGGAAATCAGTCCGATGAGCACCAAGGTGTCCCCTGAAAAACTCGCTGATCCGCTGCTTGAGCATGCACGCGGACGTGAGGTGCTGCTGGTGGATGACTCTAACGTGGCGATGAGCCAACTCAAGGGCACCATGGCGCAACTGGATATCCGTTGCCATGCCGCTAGCGATGGTCTGCGCGCCCTCAACCTGCTGAAAAGTTGGGCTGACGCCGGAGTGGATGTGCACGAGAAGCTGCTGATGGTGATCACCGATGCGGAAATGCCCGAGATGGATGGCTACCGCCTGACTACAGAAATCCGCAATGACTCACGTCTCAAGGACTTGTATGTGGTGCTGCATACCTCGCTGTCCGGCAGTTTCAACGAGGCCATGGTGAAGAAAGTCGGTTGCGACAGCTTTCTGTCGAAGTTCCAGCCGGACAAACTGGTAGATGTGGTGCACGAGCGCTTGGCGCTGATCCACCCGCAGAAGTAA